The Meriones unguiculatus strain TT.TT164.6M chromosome 16, Bangor_MerUng_6.1, whole genome shotgun sequence genomic sequence aaatttgtttttgtcatagaatatcttgttttttccatctatgaggactgagagttttgctgggtatagtagcctgggttgacatctgtgttctcttagggtctgtgtaggctttttgatatttctgtcattgagatccagctttagtccatgatgataagataggatataagggattatttcagtgatatctgtccaggccctcctgTCTTTtataatctctgttgagaagtcaggtgtgattctgatgggtttgccattatatgttacttggtcttttttcccttgcagtttttagtattttttctttgttctgtatactttctgttttgattattatgtggcaagaggattttctttcctgatttaatttattaggtgttctttaggccccttgtattcttataggcctttCCTGTAAGttatggaaatttttttctatgacttttgttgaaaatattttctgggtcttggaggagggaatcttctttttcctctattcctattattcttaggttttgtcttttcatgttgttttggatttcttggatggtttgtgtcaggaatttttagatttattatttcctttgacacatacattgatttcttccattgaatcatccacacctgaaattctttcttccgtttcttgtagtctgttggttgtgcttacctctgtagttcctgtttttgttCCTACTTTTTCCCTCTccattattttttccatttgtgttttctttaatttttccaattctatcctcAGATCTTGAgcgattttgttgatttccttcacctgtgtgtCCTTCACCTGTGTTTATTTCAATTCCTTCACTTGTttttttgaacattcctctgtttctcttatttctttcagcaatttaatcatttcctctctgaaagccacaaactgtttggctgcatcatgctgtatttctttacagatggccgtaatctgttttactttatcttcctctaattctttatacattttatttactttttccattaacttcttcataaacatagatgtaaagccattttcttgaatttctcttatgttagggtgtccagggctacttgcccttggataacttggttctgtggatgccatattgctttgccttttgttggtcatgtttttatgctggcttctacccatttGGCTGTCTcatgtgttgtctgttaatttctggtgacTGTTggttcctggggtggggagaatccccttggcagggttctgaaggagaactcctcagctttttgggtatggtcaactgaatggtggtgcttcccaggaattgtcacagtttacctcaggcatatggacctgtgtggtaactgttgttcaggaaggctctcctctcatcaggggaagtcctggagatggctgcccttCTGCtcggtttcttgctctgaatttagtgagctgctgccgCTGCTCTTAAGGTGTATTTTTTGGGTTCAgctctcttgaagaaccagggagtcctgcagtttggtcagtttagctagggataactgccctcaccttggagcagtatctgagggctactcgaatggctctcaggcttttgtaggtctgaggatgcagctgtgtgccccagtgcctcagtggtaatcaatggcaggtgagcagggcactcatgcctgcagtagaagtccagagcctagagcctgtgtgaacccagaaagtcttctggagccgggtgtcctgagtgttggacctgatgttttccccactgtgggatttcctcccgacagggacacccagactgtgcTTTGGGGACCGAAGTTCTATCTGGGATATCAGATAGAACAAGCAGGCACAGGCATGTGATTCTGCCTTGCTGGCAATTGGGCACCTGGAAATCTGCTGAAACTCGGTAACATTAACTGAGAACTTTTCGGGGGGGGGattgttggctgagtgctctgaggtcagacctgttGTTCTCCTCACTGTGGGTTTCCatctgacagagaaactcagtctctggtgtcctgggacccacagttctatctAGGGCAGCAAGTCAAGagcacaggcaggactctgtgctggcacctGTGTGCCTGGATCTGGGCTGGCTGCAGGGCATCCTCCAGACCCTGGGTCTTTTCCAGgtattgtctgggtgacctaaggtcagtcccaattgtttcctgcactgtggggttttctctcaactggaaatcccagtctctgtgttgtccagcccacagttcagtctggaacagtgatcagagcatAACTATGTGTGGCTCTGAGCTAGCGACCAAGCAACGGATGGAACTGGGACCTCTTCCATTGTTTCGTTTGGTGatctgaagctgattgaatcccacactatggggtttcctctcatctgggaaacacagtcactggtgttttaggaTCCAGAGTactgtgtgttggtcactgtgcagatcttgctgtgctgctggtcagaaagaggcTTAAGAGTTCTTTTTAAGGGCAGTCTGGAAGCCACCCAAATGCCACTGCAAGTAACAGATGTTTAATGGAATACTAGGAAAGATAGAAAAACAGAGTGGTAACTAAGCTGGGAAGAGAAGTAGAACTGTTGACTTGGTAGTGGTAACAAGTGAGAGAGAGGACTAAGTTCTACATGCTGTCAGAGCCCAGTAGTATTGGCAGGATGCAGAACAGCGGCCTGGACCTCAAGCAGACACAGACTGAGTCCCCAATCCTTCTGCCTTGCTGGGAGGATTCTTCTGATTCAGGGCAATGAGTAAGGGTTCACTTTCTGCATTGGTCAACCACGAAGGACCCCTTTGTCAGCAGTGCCACTGGAATTGGTGTTGGTGTCAGTGGTCTATGTTGCTGACTTAGACCTCAGTGAAGCCTCAATGAAGTGGATGTACAACATCTGTGCACCTGCCTGATGATTAGGTGATGTTGCAGGCTTTGCTGCCTTGATGAGTCATGCTGATATGTGTTACACCTGAAACTAAGCTGCTACTTATGGTCTGTGTAACCGCTGATTGCCATGAGTGGTCAGTGATCCTGATATGGCCAAGGGCCAAGTAGATGTCTATAGCATATTTTCCCTCCAAAACACAAGTGGATGCCCTGGGTCAAGGCTGCTGCCTGAAGCCATGTTAATGTCTATAGAAGAGGAGGCCCCACCAGTCACCAGACCACAACActgaggtaaaggcaggagagtcgggtgagggagaagcagccctatTCCACTGAAGCCACTTCACAGCTGTTATGAGTTGATGGCTTCTGTCtcagacacaggcagagaaagactcTTTTCCCTTCATGGGTTTCCACTAGGAaattgaccatgctccagtgagtatatggacCACACAAAAAGATGTTTTTTTGGGAGGAGGGTGATGGGAAGTCACAGGAGAAGGGGGGAAGGCATGAGATAACTGTGAGGTGAGCCTGATTGGGGGCATAGTGTGAGATTCTCAAATAATCATTAAAACAAACAGTGTACCCTCAAACTTGATTAGAAACTATGTGCATGCTACAGAGGAAGGAGGGCTTATTTATCTGTTGAGGTTGAAGCCAACttcacatgctagagaggttatAAGATAATTTTGGCTGTTAATTCTATTATTCAACTTTATTTTAGTCAAggtcttttgtttgattttagaTTCTTCTGCCCCTGCCTCACATTTCACAGTGCCTATAATTGCAATCAAAAATAAGCTATATATCTAAACTCAACTTTTTATGTTTTACCCACTGACACATATCTCAAACCCCTTAATGTGCATTTTTGGTGTCTTGCACATATTATATATTGGTAGCAATTGTCTCTTTTCAAATGTCCAGTTCTCATATATCAGTAGTGGGTACAATAGCTGCCAGTGTTTGAGTGTACAACCTTTCTTCCTATCTCTATAGCCATGGTAAGTGGTCCAGACCCCAGTGTGAATGCTGCAACAATCAGCATTTCTGTATTCTTATTTAATGTAGCATTTTCCAAAACTGTCAGGTTGATCTGAGATAATTTTCCATGTAAAATTTACActttctccagtccaattacctaaaatatagctcgacaattgtttagacagatttgcagcacaggaaaaattctcatgttatatgctagtgactcaaagtccagcatattttcattgacagccaagttgagtgatttgccatagggtatcaatttgctcctgcaagaggtcaatcctctgattgaccaccatcaagcttccttttagttgagcattaattcctttatgtacaactaaggcatgagctacattggctaaatgattattcagggtctgaacagtctgcccagtatgactcatggctaatgccctggtggtagctccaacagccgccaatgagatggtagtaacaatggtggctgtagttccaagatcccttttctgtctgaagagagtcatagcgtgaggggcatcaatgggcacaggcacccagtgaggcatgcgagtaaccagggcatacctaaatttactagcattccagcattgggcaaaaaagcaagtatcattaccacaattacttggctctatctggctaataatgaatagaaatgggggatataaacgaacaggtgtgggcttataggaaatattatgagaagccttaaccccctcgttggaacatcctgcatcagttctagaactagcagtggtggtgtccgaggtctgagtaggttaaGGAGACCATTgaccccaggggcgagacatgctccatgccaattgactaactccatgttttcctccacttttgaaagtcatttaaggttcttaaattatttttttcccttttttaaaaaaatttttcatcaattacactttattcattctgcatccccccataagcccctccctcctcccctcccaatcccaccctccctcctccctctgcttgcatgccactccccaagtccactaataggggaggttctcctctcctttctgatcttagtctgtcagttcaggagaattcgatactatgatggagcagctgagagtggccatggtcacagtaaattctaccagagtggacgcaggactagccacaggattatcaacatggattgctgcagccatgaatcatctgaaggaatgggcgggcatgggagcgttagcaggccttctggtgttggtctccttggtttgcctgtggtatatatgcaagattagagtctcacaacagcgtaatgcagccatggccattcaggcctttacagccattgaagcaggacattctccccaagcatggttggataccataaaaagctaaaatgttaagctcaggatgcgaggctaagcactgcactcagggtcagctgctttggacccagagaagagcatgtctgattgcatgcgggttgataccccaggtcctgcctctgagaaaaaggtatcggtcgggtctgatgctctttgggtggatgacacctaaatgaacatcggtacaaagtcccaatttatttctaatatcagagatcagacctctactcttgcctgatgcatctaaaacaaaaagggggaactgtagagagctgcggaatgctatgccttaaagatggagctggtttccgccttccaccttcctgatggtgagtgctctctgtcacgaacaattccacatttggctaaggctgaggatctggcttgcttccatgtatgtggacctatctgcattgcccacgtggcacgcctgggttggctacccagaggctatttaagctgtgggctggctttccccagggtccgaggattgttcaacgttcctgaataaactgtattgaaaataaataaataaataaataatttacacTTTCTTCAGTGAACATTAATGGAAGTaacagagcaaaaagaaaaaacaatgctGGGAAAGAAGTCATGCCTGAaactaaggaaagaaaaatttctgCTTGATTAAGCAGTGCACAGGACACAGAGGTAACCAACAAATTGATAGACGATATGCCAAGACTACTCTGGCTGTCAAATTCACTTACATAATAAGGGAAGCCTTTCCATGTGAGGGTCTTTGCATTTTCATTGTGCTCACCTTGCCTCTAATTTTAAGAAAATCTAAACTAAAGGACATGAATGATATCTCCAATATGGCCCTGTAAAGGCTAAAGAATCCCTATTTTCTTCCTGCATAGCTGTATTTCTTTGTCCTCAAAAGGGAAATGCGTGGAAAATGTTCAggatttattttttgatttattttttaattttacttttatttttgctgcGTGCCATATCTTATCATGCTTATTTGCTATTCCCTGTTCATGGTTTACATCAATACTCTATAGGAATATGGATGCCAGGGTTGAGAATAtgtagatataaatatataaaaacctCAGAATTGCTGTTTTGTGAAGAGCAATTGGAAGTTTTGCCAATTTTTAAATAATGGTATCATTTTTTTAtaggaaaatacaaacacaactATTAATTGCATGTGTATTCAAATTATGTTCAGTCGTTCCAACATTTGTTATACGGGGAGTTTCAGTTTTCATTAAGTGTCAAACTCTGCTCATGGCACATAATATCTTTTCTCAACGAGACAAGTCCTACATCTAGATGCTGCTCAAAACCACTTAGCTGGTATGTACTCATCTTCCTTCTGGAATACCCCTACATGACTTACTGTGTAAATGTAAGGTGTGATGTCATGTCTCATTTTATGCAGTATCTGTACATTCAAAATTCTTAAAATCTTTTCTTAAGcttattgtttgctttttttttttgccatagcAAGAGATCACAgggcaggcagccaagttcatgacagagagggaacaggatgggagcctactatagagggtcttctgaaatcccctagcaggggatcaaagcagatgttcagactcatagccaaactttgggcagaattcagggagtcttatggaagaaggaggaataGAATgacacagagaggacaggagcttcacaaggagatcaacaaagctaaaatatctcaACACATGtggtcctgcaaagactgatgcaccaaccaaggaccatgcatggagaggacttagatctcctgttcagatgtagcagTAGGCAGCACTCTCTGTATGCCTCCCGAGTAAGGCTGTCCATTTTTCCTGTATCTATTCAATGTAGTATTTGAAGTACTTgttagagcaaaaagacaactgaaggaggTAGAgtatatacaaattaaaattgaAGAAGTCAGAGTATCTTTACTTGtagatatgagagtatacataagagacccaaaaattctacaagaaaaTGTGTGTAGTTGATGAacacctatatatatatagttgaacatctatatatagttatatagatTATATAGTTATATAGATTATATAGATTATTAGATTATTATTAGATTATATTATTAGATTATTATTAGATTATATAGATTATATAGTTATATAGATTATATAGTTATATAgattatatagttatatagttatatagATTATATAGTTATATAGATTATATAGATTATATAGTTATATAGATTATTAGATTATTATTAGATTATATTATTAGATTATTATTAGATTATATTAGTTATATAGATTATTATATAGATTAGTTATATAGATTATtagttattttacattttatatggATTAGTTATATAGATTAGTTATTTTACACAGTGAAAGTGACTATCCTATAATAAAAagtatacagattcaatgcaatcctcatcaGAATTTCATCATAGTTCTTTACAGATCTTAAAAAGACAATATGtcattttatatggaaaaagaaaaatctcaggaTAGCTAAAACTATCCCAAAGAATAAATATATTTCTGGAAGTATCATTGTTCCTGTAGGAAAAAAATCCCCATGGTATAGGAAAGGCTGTGCTTTGGATATATTATATGTGTTgtaagtggtgattaatattgactattaattatcttttaataaagcttgttgttaatcttaaacagctatataaccaaatcaccacacagaaactgggtttaTTTAATAAACCTAGAACAATGCTGGgaaatagttactccctcctaaacctccaatccctcatagtttcctatcatttagatttcccacatatacttgcttttagtgatatattaggtccagtccatctctccatgttgttccaagatctctgtTTCTGTTCGtgttctcccagctctccctccttgccctttctcctcccactcctttcctgccctctggctcttcccctcttttctgtcctctgacgcctccattgtacaacattgtggctagttgctttattttggcctatttacacaaggttgagacaagatgcttagaataaatatcacaatgcaatacccAGATTAAAACCAGAGACTGTGGGGGGagatatcagcatttgaatgaacaagtgtaaggtatatacatttcaaaagaacattataccaacatatatgAGAGAGAAAAATTAATACCCATTGTGTcacaaacaggaaaacagaaagacatgacTGGAGATTGACTTATTTGAAAGAGAGTTGATACTTCATTGGAGATAGAGGAAAATAAGGGAGTGTGAGATTTGAATGGGAGCAAAGGTATCACATACttgaatgaaacaaacaaaccaaaaaatccaaCAAACTTAATGGATTAAACCATGATACTTAATGTTTTATTAGTACAAAGCTTTATAAATCAAAGCATAAAACATTTCCAGTTATGCTTGCTCAGACTGTCATGGGGAGAAATATGAGTGGCCCATGACCAATCTTGCTATTAAATAACAAGtgcatttaaagaaagaaaggtgagGCCATTGGTTCTGAAGTGATGCTCTTTATTATCTGCCTGCTCCTTTCACAGCTAGTTTGGAACATGTGCTTTGCTACTTCTGGCCATTTTTGTGTTTACTAGAAAGATAAAGACTAATTTATTGTGTTTATTTACAGACTCCACTCTCCTTTATTTTAGTGGTTAAGTAAATAGAataaaggacttgaaagagaGCCTAATGAGAGACAGAGCAGGAAGGACACCAGGAGCGCCTAACTAGAGTTTCTGGAAGTCAACACCTTTCCTACTTTTTTCAGGAATTCATCTAAAAGCAACACAACTTGAAATATATAATTGTCTTGTTGGTATCTAAATCCGGTAAATCGAAGGGTAAGAACCACATGACTGACATTTCCTAAGACTCCATGTTTCTGAAGACATTTGCTCAGGGCAGTCAAGAACTGAGATAGTCTTAACTTGTGTTGATTATCATTGGCCAGGTTCTCAAACAATATTTGGTCCTGATGGGAGGCACAGATTATCCTCTCCAAGACctctttgatattttcttcacttTGGTAATCAGTCTTCTCCAAGACAGCACTGTGATTTGTCTTGTGATCAGCAGATATGATGGGTCCTTTTTGAGTCTGTGTCAGAACATAAGGCAGAGACAATTGTTTATAACGAGGCTTACTCTAACCAAAATAAGATTTGTCCATTGTATTTACACCAGATACAGTGGGATAAGAAGAGGCTGTGACCCCATAATTTCTCTGATATTTCAAGATGAGTTATTCACTCCACCATTACCAAGggctgattttttaaaatctgtttcatAGGCCTCACCATGGTGCATGGCAATTGTTTACTCTTTGTCTAtaactatgttttattttatatttccagGAATGGTGACTGATAGTGTATGCTTCAACAAATAGGCCTAAGACACTATAAAAATTCCTGGTAAAATCAATGCACATTCTAGAAATTTATAATACAGAACCACTGAAATTTGTCTAAGCCAAAGTTGTCATATACATCCACTCTACCTGATGATTAAACccaaacaaaatataaacataatttCATATCTAAAAATGAGTTATCTGAAAGTAAAGGTAATACTAATTTTCTATTTATATGCTACCTTGTTTGTATATATCTCAAGAAATGTGTTTTCTAAGGTGTATTGGGGAGCTTTTATTAGGAGGgctaaatttcaaaaatattgaGAATAATATTTAAAGCTTTACATCTTAAGCATTCTTTTTGAGGGCTGGAAGCCGCCCAAACACCACTATAAGGAACAAATATGCGATGGAAATGTAGGAATGATAGTAAAACAGAGTGCTAAGTGAGCTAGAGAGAGAGGTGGACTGGAAACCTGATGGCAGTGACAACAGAGAGAGAGGACTGAAGTGTATACATGCTGTCATTGCTCAGAAGGGTTAGCAGGATGATGTACAACAGCTTGGAGCTCATGCAGACACTGACTCAGCTGCCAATCCTTTTACCTGTCTGAATGATCCCCTCATTCTGGGCAGGAGGAAAGGCTCATGTTCCAGATTCGACCACCTGAAATGTCCACTATGTACCATGGTGCCCCTGAAATCCATGTTGGTGTCAGTGGTTGATGCTGCAGCCCCAGATCTCAAAGAAGCCTGAGATTCGTGCGGGTGTATGCTATCTATTCACCTTCTTCATGCCTTGGTGCGGTTTCAGGCTTTCCTTCTGTGCAGGTGATAGTGCCATTGTAAAATCACCTGAAAGCATATTGAAGCTTATACCCTTTTTGGCCCCTCAATGCGATGAGTGG encodes the following:
- the LOC110543379 gene encoding exocrine gland-secreted peptide 1-like, which translates into the protein MASLPVMLFLMTLLLPSIFTEGNVLTQTQKGPIISADHKTNHSAVLEKTDYQSEENIKEVLERIICASHQDQILFENLANDNQHKLRLSQFLTALSKCLQKHGVLGNVSHVVLTLRFTGFRYQQDNYIFQVVLLLDEFLKKVGKVLTSRNSS